A stretch of DNA from candidate division WOR-3 bacterium:
TCTTGAAAATTTTGTTTTTAGATCAACCTCATGAGGCAAAACATTACTTTTACCTGGTAATATTAAAACATCATCAAAGGTTAAAGCTTTTTCAAAATTTCTCATTTTTATTTATAATATAAAATTGAAATGAAAGTCAAAAGGCTTTTGATATTTTTCTTGGTTTTAATCTTTATTTGTATTTTAATCTGTATTTCTTATAACTTTGCAATATGGAAAACTAAAAAAGATATAGAAAAGAGATTGGAGGAATTTTTAATTGAAAATGTTGAAATAGAGGGATCACATATAGATCTTTCCGGTTTTTATTTTAAAAATTTAAAAACAAGGTGGTTTCAAATAAAAGGATTTAATCTGGATTTTAATCTTTTTGCTCTTGTTTTTTTTAAAAATGCAGGATCACTTGATGTTGAGTATGTAGAACTTAACCTTGATTCCCTAATAAGTTTTGTAAATAAAAAGTTAAAATTAGAGAAAAAAGAGGAGAAGGAAAGTATAGGAACTTTAATTCTATTTATTGATAATGCTTTAATTAGAAAAATTAAATTAACTTATAGAAACCGTGAATATTTCTTAGAAAATTTTAAATTTTCATTAAATATACAAGGAGAGGAATACCAGATTAAAACTTTTTTTACTTCTCCTTCTATTTATAATCTTATATGCGAACTAAGCATTTTAGGAAAAGGAAAATATGTTAGAATTTTTACAAAAAACTTTAAAAGCGAACTTTTTGAATTCAATTTAAAAGCAGATCTAAAGGAAAGAAATTTTTTAATAGTACTCAATGATTCTAAGATAAAAAATTATTTTATAAAAAATGCTTATATAGAGGGAAGTTTTAATGAAAATGTTATAGAAATTAAGAGAATGGATGTTATTTCTGATATTTTTAATATAACCACAAACTTTAAGTTTAAAGATAATACTCTTAAGGGTTTCTTACAGGGTTCTTTTGTTTTTGATAATATAAAATCGAGCATTAAAAGTAATTTTTTTATTGATATTAAAAGAGAAACTTTTTCTGGAGATATTTTATTAACTGATTTTATTTACAAGGATTTTAAATTTAATAAAATTTTTTACAGAGGAAGTATATCTAAAAATTTTTACTTTGACCCAGATTCTTTTGATATAAGGTCAGATTTTTTAGAAAGTTTCGGTAAGAAAGAAGAAGAAGGTATAACTTTTAAAATTGAGAAAATGTCACAAGAAATCTTAAAAAAATTAAATTCTTTAAATTTTATAAATAAGTTTGATTTAAGTGCAATAGGTTCAATCAGGATAAAAGAAAAAGATTTTGATATGATAGCGCAGGGAATTGTTAAAGATATTTTGATTAAAGATTTTCTAATAGATACTCTTAATTTTACTTGTTCAAGAAATGAGGGAATTAACAATGTTAATTTTTATTCCAAAGAATTGAATTTTAAAGGTGTTAAAATGTCTTTAGATTTATTAGGACTATTTTTTTCTGATTTTGACAGTATAAATTTTATTTTAAAGGGAATTTTTCCTTTTTTAGGTAGTATTGAAGAAGAGGGAGTTTTTATTAAAAAGGACAAAAGAGAAAAGATTAAATTAAATCATGGATTTTTAATTTTGAGTCCTTCTATTGATATTTCATTTGATTCGTTAAAATTTTTAAATGGGTTTTCAAAAATAAAAAAGGAAAATGAATTTTTTTATTTTAATCTTAAGGAAGGTGATTTATCCTATATTCCTTTTCTGGATTTGAAAGGAGAATTAAATTCTGAGGTTAGATTTAAAATAGAAGGCAATTTTCCGGTTCTAGTAGATGGTAAAATAAACGTTAAGAATTTATTTTATAAATTTCTAAACATAGATACCTTTAATTTTTCTTTTATAAGTAGTAGAGATTCAATCAAAGGCAATGGGTATTTCATAAGTAATAGAAAAGCCGGTAAGTTGAATTTGGATTATCATAAAGAAAATTACAATTTTGAAATATATGGAAATGACTTTAATATTAATGACTTTAATATTTTTGTAAAAGACTTATTTAATCTTGAAAAGGGTGATTATGATTTTAATTTTAAAGGAAATATAAAAAATAAGAAATTTGATTATATTGCTGAGGTAAATTGTGAAAATGTTTCTGGTGTATTTTATCCAGTTGCATTGAATTTTAACAATACTCATATTTACCTTGTTTTCAGAAATGATACTTTTCTTTATGATTTTACAGGATTAAGTGGAAATGGAAGATTAAGAGGAAGTGGTATAGGAAAACTTGGTCTTGATGGAAACGGTTTTAGTGTTAGTGGTAAGGTTAGTTTAAGAGAAGTTGATATTTATCCCATACCAAATATAGAGGCTGATGTAAATGGTGAAATAGTTTATAAAGAGGATCAGAGAGGTCTTTATATAGAGGGTGAGCTTTTGATAAATAAAGCTTTTATTTATCCATATTTTGAGGAAGAGGCTTTAAATAGATTTTCTAAAACAAGTATAAATTTAAACCTAAAGGGAGAAAACATTTTTATAACAAGTGAATATTTAAATGCTGAATTGAGAGGTAATCTTTCTATTTTATCTCCTGATTTTACGAGGAAAGTTTTTAAAGGAAGGTTTGATGTCAAAAGGGGAAATATTTTCTATTTGGGAAGAATTTTTGATATAAGGGGAAATTCTTATGTGGAATTGAAAGGTGAGGACAAGTTTGATCCAGAGCTTTTTATTGAGGCTGAAACCTATTATTTTAATCCTGTGAATAGGGAGAAAGTAAAAATTATAGTAATAACAAAAGGGAAATTATCTGCACCTCAATTTTCTTTAAGGTCTGATCCTCCAGTTTATACTGAAACAGAGTTATTTAAGATGCTTACCTTTGGTTCAGAATTAATTGGCTCAAACCTTATTGAGGGTACAGTTTCTACGGAAATCAGGAAAAGGTTAAAAATTAAAGAACTCTTAATAACAGGTCTTTTAAAGGGTGATCCTGTATTTACTGTTGGAACATATGTTAGTGAAAAGGTGTATCTTAAATATTCACAAGCACTTTATAATCCTTCGAGGAATCTTTATCTTATAAAATATTTTATTTTACCTACTCTTTCAATTTATACAGAAAAAGATGAAAAAGGTAGTTTACAGAGTGGTTTAGAATTTGAATTCCGTTTTTAAATCTATTTTTTAATTTTGAGGTCTGAAGCTATTGTATCAAAAAATTCCCCTATGAATTTTAATCTTTCATCATTTCTTATTCTATCAGAAAATTCAAGGAAATATATAAGTAGGATACCAAAAAATAAAGACAAAGATAACCCTCCAAGTAAAACTATAATTCTTTTTGGTTTTCTGTTATACTTTGAATACCCTGGCTTTGAAACTATGCTGAAAAAGGGGATATCCTTTGAGGCTTCAATTTTTGTTTTTTCAAGTTCATTCAAAAGAGTCTGATATACTTCAGAAAGGGCTTCAATTTTTCTCCAGAGCCTCATTAATTTAACACTTACTTCTGGAACTGACTTAAGTGAAAGTCCGAATCCTGCTCCGAACCCCTTTTTATTTTCCCCTTTCTCTATTTTTTCTATTTCTTTTTTAAGTTCAAAATATTTCTTCTTAGCTCTTTTAACTTCAATATCATTTGTGTCCTTTATTACCGATAATATTGTTTTATATTCAATTTCAGCTTCAATTTCTTCTTTTTTTAGTTCTGTGTATCTGGGAAATACGCTTTTAAACTCCTCTTCTATACTATGTACACCGTATTTTAATTTCGTTGTTTTGAATGTGTCTTCAACTGCTTTTAATTCATTTTCAATAGCAATAAACTTTTCCCTCATCAGACTTTCTCTTTTTTCATAAAACTGGTTGTGAATTTTTTTTACAAAATTTTCAAGATTATTTAATATTTCATTTAAAACTTTAACTCCTGTTTCAGGATGTTTATAAACAAAAGTAATATTTACCATTCCATCTTCAGCCACTCTGACTTCGTAATGATCATTAAACTTTTTAACTGCCTCTTCTATATATTTTGCCTTAAAAGTATCAATGAGGTTAAGTTTTATAATCATTGGAACTATAACTTCTCCCTTTTGGGCAAGTGAAGCAAGAATGTCAGAAGGAGTTATATAAGAACCAAAACTTATAGGTATGTTTTCAAGTAATCTTAAATATTCAGAAGGAAGAGTTTGACCCCTTGCTTCGATCTGGTAGGGCATTAAAGTAGTACTTATAATATATTTTCTTGGTATAAAAAAGGAGACAATTAAAACAGTTACTGTGGAAAGTATAAAGAATATGTAAAAAACTTTTCTCCATTTTAAAAAAGTTTCAAATATTATTTTGAATCCCATGGTATTATTACTATGTCTCCGTTTTCAAGATAAGGGTTCTGCGAGATATCGCCTGATTTAAAGTATTTTTCTATTTGAAGAGTATCAATTTTGTTTTCTCTTTTTAAAAAAATAACTTTAATTTCCTCATTGATGCCAGCGTCTTTTAAAAGTTCTGAAACTCTTTTTAAACCTTCAACATGGTAGACTCCTCTTTTACCTTTTTCTCCTACCAAATGAACTTCAATTGGTGCAATTTCAGCAAGAAAAACTTTTACCATGGTTCCTTCAAATTTTTCTTGTATTTTTTTATTTATTTCCTCTTCAATTTCCTTTAAAGTTTTACCTGCAACTTTAAAGAAACCGAGGTTGGGGCCGCTTACTTCTGTAAGGGGTTCTGTAAGGGGTGAAGATGAAAATTTCAATGATGTTGGTGTTGTAATTATCCAGATTTCACCTGTATTAGTAACCTGCTGAATATAAACTTGATTATAGGTCCCCAAAAAAATTATATTGAGGATATCACCCTTTCTTATTTTATAGTTTTCAGGAACCATATAAGCCTTTGAACTTGAAATATAAGGTATAAATTTTGAAGGAACTTCATAGTATATTATTTTTTGTGTTTCTGATGTAATTTGAGCGATGAAAAATAATAAAATCATAGATAGATTTTATGGAAAAATTTTTCTTAAAATCAAAAAATGAAAAATATTCCAGATCCTTTAATTTTTAAAAATAATTCTCTTTTAATCCTTGACCAAAGAAAGCTTCCTCAAAAGGAGACTTATTTTGAAGCAAGAAGTTATTCTGATGTTAAAAAAGCAATTAAAGAAATGATTTTAAGAGGTGCTCCTTTAATTGGTATTGCAGGTGCTTATGGAATTTTACTTGGACTCAAGAGGAATTTTAAAATTGATAATTTTTATAAAATGAAAGATGAACTTCTTTCTTTAAGAAAAACAGCTTATAATTTGAATTTTATACTTTCTTATTTGGAAGAATTAATTAAAAAAGGGGCAGAATATAAGGAACTTTTGAGAGAAGTTGAAAGAATTTTTGAGAAAGAAAAGGAAAGATGTGAGAAAATAGGTGAAAACGGATACAAGATATTTAAGGGTAATAAATACAAGAGAGTTTTAACGCATTGCAACACAGGAAAACTTGCTACAGGAGGTATTGGAACTGCTTTAGGTGTTATTTATAAATCGCGGAAAAATATTGAACATGTTTATGTAACTGAAACAAGACCTTATTTCCAAGGAGCAAGATTAACTTCTTATGAACTACATAAATCTAAAATTCCTTTTACAATTATAATTGACAGTATGGCATCTTTTCTGATGTTAAAAGGAGAAATTGATGCGGTTATAGTTGGTGCTGATAGAATAACAGAAGATGGGTATGTTGCAAATAAAATAGGAACTCTTTCACTTGCTATTTCAGCGAAAGAATATGGTGTTCCATTTTATGTTGCAGCTCCAGTATCTACCATAGATTTTAAATTAAAAGGTATGCAAAATATTCCAATTGAGACAAGAAGTGGAGAAGAAGTTAGGGGGTGGGGAAAAACAAAATGGGTCCCAAAAGATTATAAAATTCTTTATTATTCTTTTGATTTAACTCCTCCTAATTTGATAAAATTCATAATTACTGATGTGGGGAATTTTAAACCTGAAGAAATAAAAATGGTTCAAATCCAACAAAAAAGGGAGGAGCTTTTAAATGCCAAATAAGCATTATGCTTTTGTTTTAATAAAAGTTCAACCTGGAAAAGTTCCTTCTGTTGCTCAAAAGCTTTATAATATAAATGAAGTAAGGGAGATTTTTATGGTTACAGGTCCTTTTGATATTCTTGCAATTGTTGAGACTGATAACTATGAAAGACTCGGTGATATACTTGCAGAAGAAATTCAAAAAATTCAGGGAATAGAAGAAACGCAGACTCTTATGGCTTTCAGAACATATAAATATCTAGAAAGATGAAAAAAATATTTTTTTTTATTTTTTTTCTGAGTTTTTTTCTTAATGCTACAATAACAAATTTTGTAATTACTCCTTCTAATTTTACAGTTGGTGATATTGTGACTATTTCAGTAACAGCTGATCAGGACGGTCCTATTTCATTTTTTATTGCAAATAGTAACAATTTAATTTCGCCAAATACCGGAAATATAATAGGAGGAGTCTATCAAGGTCAACATAGAATTTTTAAAGCAGGTAGAGATTCAATCTATGTAGCAGGTATACCGGGTAATGCTTATAGTAATTCTTTTCTGGCTAATCCAAAACCCCCAAGCAGAATTTTATTATTATTCAATACCCAAAGTCATCTCCCGGGAGACAGTTTAAATAAGGGGAGAGGTTCAATTAATTTACCAATTTTTCCAGTTGGTCAGAATGTAAATTTCACTATAAAACTTACAGATATATATTACAATGAAAGTTCGTATTCAGATACTTTAAAGGTAAACCTTTATACAGATGACCCTCATGCAACTATTTCAAATACAATTTCTTTTTTACCGGGTGAAACTTCAAAAACTTTTTCCGCAGTTTTCAGGAGAGCAACAATGCCTTACCAGTTTACCCCCTCTGATAGAAGAATATTAAGGGGGGTTCCAAGCAATCCCAATTTTAGAGGAGATACAGTTAGATTTAACACAAATTCTCCTTATTTTCATGTTCAGGCTGGTAATTATTCAAAGCTTCTGATACTGGAAAATTGGGATTCATCAGGTATAAGGATAGGTGAACAATTTGATCCAGGAAATTTTAATTCAGGGAAAATCCAGAAGCTTAAACCCCACCCTTCTGGCTCAAATTTCTGGCTTGAAGCACTTGCCTGTGATTATTATTACAACAGGGTTGTTGGCAGTAATCTTCAGGTTACCTTAGAGTTTGAAACACCACTTCCACAGGGTAGCTCAGTTACTCCCAATATTGTTAATTTAAATGATGGGAGAGATACCTTTACTATAAATATTTCTACTTCTGGCATTTATTCTTGCTATTTGAATGATAGTGGAAATAGCATACAAAGTGGGGAAGAATTACTTGATATAAGAGGAAGCTTTTATAATATAACGGTTGATCCTGATACAATTCTTTCCTGTACTCAACTTTTTAGATTTATTGTTAGATATTATGATGCTTCAGGTAATCAAACAAACTCAAATCAAAAGATATTTTTAACTCCTGTTTTTTCCTCAAATTTGAACCAGCGGGCCTCAGGTTTTCTTTCTGATTCACAAATTCAGTTAAATCAGGGTATTGCTGATATTTATCTTAGATATTGCACCCAGGCTTCAAATGAGGTAATAAAGATAAAAGTGACAGATGAAATTGGGACAGCACCCTTTTATTCGGAACCCATATATGTAAATAGTTTTGTATCAATGAGTGATACTTTTATAGTTTATCCTAACCCTTTTGGTAATGTTGAGTATGGTGGGGTAAAATATGAACAGCTTAAAATAGAGTTTTACCTTCCGGAACCATCAGATGTTGAAGTTTTTATTTATGATTTATTTGGTCACCCGGTGAGAAAATTTAAACTTTTGACTCTTACATCTGGCAAACATGTTATAACCTGGGATGGAAAAAATGAGTCAGGTAAAAGGGTTGCAAGTGGTGCTTATGTTTTAATTCTTAATGCAGTAAAAGGTGCAAGGACTGTTTATAAAAAAAGAAAAACAATTTCTGTGATATGGTGATTATAAATTTTTTAAATTTGATTATCTTCGGAACCTGGGGAGTCCCGGGTTCCTTTATGCTCCATGCTCCAACAGCAAGAATTTTTTCA
This window harbors:
- a CDS encoding translocation/assembly module TamB domain-containing protein, with the protein product MKVKRLLIFFLVLIFICILICISYNFAIWKTKKDIEKRLEEFLIENVEIEGSHIDLSGFYFKNLKTRWFQIKGFNLDFNLFALVFFKNAGSLDVEYVELNLDSLISFVNKKLKLEKKEEKESIGTLILFIDNALIRKIKLTYRNREYFLENFKFSLNIQGEEYQIKTFFTSPSIYNLICELSILGKGKYVRIFTKNFKSELFEFNLKADLKERNFLIVLNDSKIKNYFIKNAYIEGSFNENVIEIKRMDVISDIFNITTNFKFKDNTLKGFLQGSFVFDNIKSSIKSNFFIDIKRETFSGDILLTDFIYKDFKFNKIFYRGSISKNFYFDPDSFDIRSDFLESFGKKEEEGITFKIEKMSQEILKKLNSLNFINKFDLSAIGSIRIKEKDFDMIAQGIVKDILIKDFLIDTLNFTCSRNEGINNVNFYSKELNFKGVKMSLDLLGLFFSDFDSINFILKGIFPFLGSIEEEGVFIKKDKREKIKLNHGFLILSPSIDISFDSLKFLNGFSKIKKENEFFYFNLKEGDLSYIPFLDLKGELNSEVRFKIEGNFPVLVDGKINVKNLFYKFLNIDTFNFSFISSRDSIKGNGYFISNRKAGKLNLDYHKENYNFEIYGNDFNINDFNIFVKDLFNLEKGDYDFNFKGNIKNKKFDYIAEVNCENVSGVFYPVALNFNNTHIYLVFRNDTFLYDFTGLSGNGRLRGSGIGKLGLDGNGFSVSGKVSLREVDIYPIPNIEADVNGEIVYKEDQRGLYIEGELLINKAFIYPYFEEEALNRFSKTSINLNLKGENIFITSEYLNAELRGNLSILSPDFTRKVFKGRFDVKRGNIFYLGRIFDIRGNSYVELKGEDKFDPELFIEAETYYFNPVNREKVKIIVITKGKLSAPQFSLRSDPPVYTETELFKMLTFGSELIGSNLIEGTVSTEIRKRLKIKELLITGLLKGDPVFTVGTYVSEKVYLKYSQALYNPSRNLYLIKYFILPTLSIYTEKDEKGSLQSGLEFEFRF
- a CDS encoding FlgD immunoglobulin-like domain containing protein encodes the protein MKKIFFFIFFLSFFLNATITNFVITPSNFTVGDIVTISVTADQDGPISFFIANSNNLISPNTGNIIGGVYQGQHRIFKAGRDSIYVAGIPGNAYSNSFLANPKPPSRILLLFNTQSHLPGDSLNKGRGSINLPIFPVGQNVNFTIKLTDIYYNESSYSDTLKVNLYTDDPHATISNTISFLPGETSKTFSAVFRRATMPYQFTPSDRRILRGVPSNPNFRGDTVRFNTNSPYFHVQAGNYSKLLILENWDSSGIRIGEQFDPGNFNSGKIQKLKPHPSGSNFWLEALACDYYYNRVVGSNLQVTLEFETPLPQGSSVTPNIVNLNDGRDTFTINISTSGIYSCYLNDSGNSIQSGEELLDIRGSFYNITVDPDTILSCTQLFRFIVRYYDASGNQTNSNQKIFLTPVFSSNLNQRASGFLSDSQIQLNQGIADIYLRYCTQASNEVIKIKVTDEIGTAPFYSEPIYVNSFVSMSDTFIVYPNPFGNVEYGGVKYEQLKIEFYLPEPSDVEVFIYDLFGHPVRKFKLLTLTSGKHVITWDGKNESGKRVASGAYVLILNAVKGARTVYKKRKTISVIW
- a CDS encoding IMP dehydrogenase, translated to MRNFEKALTFDDVLILPGKSNVLPHEVDLKTKFSR
- a CDS encoding GNVR domain-containing protein — its product is MGFKIIFETFLKWRKVFYIFFILSTVTVLIVSFFIPRKYIISTTLMPYQIEARGQTLPSEYLRLLENIPISFGSYITPSDILASLAQKGEVIVPMIIKLNLIDTFKAKYIEEAVKKFNDHYEVRVAEDGMVNITFVYKHPETGVKVLNEILNNLENFVKKIHNQFYEKRESLMREKFIAIENELKAVEDTFKTTKLKYGVHSIEEEFKSVFPRYTELKKEEIEAEIEYKTILSVIKDTNDIEVKRAKKKYFELKKEIEKIEKGENKKGFGAGFGLSLKSVPEVSVKLMRLWRKIEALSEVYQTLLNELEKTKIEASKDIPFFSIVSKPGYSKYNRKPKRIIVLLGGLSLSLFFGILLIYFLEFSDRIRNDERLKFIGEFFDTIASDLKIKK
- a CDS encoding Lrp/AsnC ligand binding domain-containing protein, coding for MPNKHYAFVLIKVQPGKVPSVAQKLYNINEVREIFMVTGPFDILAIVETDNYERLGDILAEEIQKIQGIEETQTLMAFRTYKYLER
- the mtnA gene encoding S-methyl-5-thioribose-1-phosphate isomerase; this translates as MKNIPDPLIFKNNSLLILDQRKLPQKETYFEARSYSDVKKAIKEMILRGAPLIGIAGAYGILLGLKRNFKIDNFYKMKDELLSLRKTAYNLNFILSYLEELIKKGAEYKELLREVERIFEKEKERCEKIGENGYKIFKGNKYKRVLTHCNTGKLATGGIGTALGVIYKSRKNIEHVYVTETRPYFQGARLTSYELHKSKIPFTIIIDSMASFLMLKGEIDAVIVGADRITEDGYVANKIGTLSLAISAKEYGVPFYVAAPVSTIDFKLKGMQNIPIETRSGEEVRGWGKTKWVPKDYKILYYSFDLTPPNLIKFIITDVGNFKPEEIKMVQIQQKREELLNAK